A single Dunckerocampus dactyliophorus isolate RoL2022-P2 chromosome 2, RoL_Ddac_1.1, whole genome shotgun sequence DNA region contains:
- the si:dkey-94f20.4 gene encoding synembryn-A isoform X2 has product MVVDVEGIIRCIRHRDDSGVHNQLQEFNREQRKMEEFRKNKVRDCRDSDSDCDEKDQEDRGLLLRQSLAVVLVRFIRTGVHCRLLRVALRTLRILSRDKRILGPFLTDNALLTLAKLAGLSTSDANDDVSDPDSDFFDNIICSLAEVKAPMCRGYRHNTEVNDQNEECSAFEDDANSDVSATNCSDLDSISCSRSHRPSINETHRGSIHQKELERGRKDRRESKMDGDDEEDGASGEEVAKKEALKVLCNVVYNSTWAQERFSALRLICGLKERLSSGISCPASSSVQFYELRLTFLTTALRPELSTQLQQEGGVSILSAALEGYLEVQWKEQYECVLDPAAQPISLETSQRIIEILKILFNVTHRAHRQAPSEADAALYRHLVAILRLCMTRKCMLPEDTDELQGHTVNLLSALPLQCLDVLLMVPLELDSEQCQGVNMDCVHTLLLFMERRLEAGDKAKEKLTPILSLLTESCRAHKETRHYIRKYILPPLRDVSQKPEEGCTLKSRLIRLMTHLDTDLKHCAADFIFVLCKENVRRFVKYTGYGNAAGLLATRGLLGGPASRTSCSDTLYSSDSDSDTEEYRQVKDRINLVTGRVEREQTDHMEGMTEEEKEEEAKSLIRLFNKLSRDNIIQPMGVDADGKLVPMAGLRENSLTEESASDTDEIENGSNQ; this is encoded by the exons TTCAGGAAGAATAAAGTAAGAGATTGCAGAGATTCTGACTCTGATTGTGACGAGAAGGACCAAGAAGACCGAGGTCTCCTCCTCAGACAG AGTCTGGCTGTGGTGCTGGTGAGGTTCATACGAACTGGAGTTCACTGTCGTCTGCTGAGAGTCGCACTACGCACACTTAGGATCCTCTCCAGAGACAAGAGGATCCTGGGCCCTTTTTTAACCGACAACGCCCTCCTCACTCTAGCCAAACTGGCCGGGCTGAGCACGAGTGACGCAAACGACGACGTCAGCGACCCTGACTCCGATTTCTTTGACAACATCATCTGTTCTCTCGCCGAGGTCAAAGCACCGATGTGTCGCGGCTATCGCCACAACACCGAGGTCAACGACCAGAATGAAGAGTGCTCTGCATTTGAGGACGATGCCAACAGCGACGTCAGCGCCACCAACTGCAGCGACCTGGACAGCATCAGCTGCTCCAGAAGCCACAGGCCCAGCATTAATGAAACACACAGAGGCAGCATCCATCAAAAGGAGCTCGAGCGAGGGAGGAAGGACCGCCGTGAGAGCAAGATGGATGGTGACGATGAGGAGGATGGGGCGTCGGGAGAGGAGGTTGCGAAGAAAGAGGCCTTGAAGGTGTTGTGTAATGTGGTATATAACAGCACCTGGGCACAGGAGAGATTCAGTGCACTCAG GCTGATATGTGGCCTGAAAGAGCGCCTCTCCTCCGGTATCAGTTGCCCGGCTTCCTCTAGTGTTCAGTTCTACGAATTACGACTCACCTTCCTCACCACTGCACTGCGACCTGAACTCAGCACTCAGCTTCAGCAG GAGGGAGGCGTCTCCATCCTCTCAGCAGCCCTGGAGGGCTACCTGGAGGTGCAGTGGAAGGAGCAGTACGAGTGTGTGCTGGACCCAGCTGCGCAACCTATTTCTCTGGAGACCTCTCAGCGCATCATCGAGATTCTCAAAATCCTCTTCAACGTCACACATAGAGCCCACAGGCAGGCGCCGAGTGAG GCTGATGCAGCTCTATACCGGCATCTAGTGGCAATCCTGCGTCTCTGCATGACGCGGAAGTGCATGTTGCCAGAGGACACTGATGAACTGCAAGG tcaCACAGTCAACCTGTTGTCGGCGCTGCCTCTGCAGTGTCTGGATGTTCTCCTGATGGTGCCGCTGGAGCTCGACTCAGAGCAGTGCCAGGGAGTCAACATGGACTGTGTCCACACCCTGCTGCTGTTCATGGAGAGACGCCTGGAAGCA GGAGATAAAGCCAAAGAGAAACTGACTCCAATCCTCAGTCTACTGACAGAAAGCTGTCGGGCCCACAAAGAAACGCGCCATTACATCAggaaatat ATCCTACCTCCTCTGAGAGATGTTTCTCAGAAGCCGGAGGAAGGCTGCACCTTGAAGAGTCGCCTCATCCGTCTCATGACTCACCTGGACACGGACCTCAAACATTGCGCcgctgactttatttttgtcctcTGCAAGGAAAATG TGAGGCGTTTCGTGAAGTACACAGGTTACGGCAACGCGGCGGGCCTCCTCGCCACCAGAGGCCTACTGGGCGGCCCGGCGTCCAGAACCTCCTGCAGCGACACCCTGTACTCCAGCGATTCAGATTCGGACACCGAGGAGTACCGCCAGGTTAAAGATCGCATCAACCTGGTGACTGGGAGAGTGGAAAGGGAGCAGACGGACCACATGGAGGGCATGAcggaggaggagaaagaggaggaggctAAGAGTCTCATTAGGCTCTTCAACAAGCTGTCCAG GGACAACATTATTCAGCCAATGGGAGTGGACGCAGATGGGAAGCTGGTCCCAATGGCGGGACTGAGGGAGAACAGCCTCACGGAAGAGTCGGCGTCAGACacagatgaaatagagaacggCTCAAATCAATGA
- the si:dkey-94f20.4 gene encoding synembryn-A isoform X1, which produces MVVDVEGIIRCIRHRDDSGVHNQLQEFNREYAQCFFFDTEERDKRNQRKMEEFRKNKVRDCRDSDSDCDEKDQEDRGLLLRQSLAVVLVRFIRTGVHCRLLRVALRTLRILSRDKRILGPFLTDNALLTLAKLAGLSTSDANDDVSDPDSDFFDNIICSLAEVKAPMCRGYRHNTEVNDQNEECSAFEDDANSDVSATNCSDLDSISCSRSHRPSINETHRGSIHQKELERGRKDRRESKMDGDDEEDGASGEEVAKKEALKVLCNVVYNSTWAQERFSALRLICGLKERLSSGISCPASSSVQFYELRLTFLTTALRPELSTQLQQEGGVSILSAALEGYLEVQWKEQYECVLDPAAQPISLETSQRIIEILKILFNVTHRAHRQAPSEADAALYRHLVAILRLCMTRKCMLPEDTDELQGHTVNLLSALPLQCLDVLLMVPLELDSEQCQGVNMDCVHTLLLFMERRLEAGDKAKEKLTPILSLLTESCRAHKETRHYIRKYILPPLRDVSQKPEEGCTLKSRLIRLMTHLDTDLKHCAADFIFVLCKENVRRFVKYTGYGNAAGLLATRGLLGGPASRTSCSDTLYSSDSDSDTEEYRQVKDRINLVTGRVEREQTDHMEGMTEEEKEEEAKSLIRLFNKLSRDNIIQPMGVDADGKLVPMAGLRENSLTEESASDTDEIENGSNQ; this is translated from the exons TTCAGGAAGAATAAAGTAAGAGATTGCAGAGATTCTGACTCTGATTGTGACGAGAAGGACCAAGAAGACCGAGGTCTCCTCCTCAGACAG AGTCTGGCTGTGGTGCTGGTGAGGTTCATACGAACTGGAGTTCACTGTCGTCTGCTGAGAGTCGCACTACGCACACTTAGGATCCTCTCCAGAGACAAGAGGATCCTGGGCCCTTTTTTAACCGACAACGCCCTCCTCACTCTAGCCAAACTGGCCGGGCTGAGCACGAGTGACGCAAACGACGACGTCAGCGACCCTGACTCCGATTTCTTTGACAACATCATCTGTTCTCTCGCCGAGGTCAAAGCACCGATGTGTCGCGGCTATCGCCACAACACCGAGGTCAACGACCAGAATGAAGAGTGCTCTGCATTTGAGGACGATGCCAACAGCGACGTCAGCGCCACCAACTGCAGCGACCTGGACAGCATCAGCTGCTCCAGAAGCCACAGGCCCAGCATTAATGAAACACACAGAGGCAGCATCCATCAAAAGGAGCTCGAGCGAGGGAGGAAGGACCGCCGTGAGAGCAAGATGGATGGTGACGATGAGGAGGATGGGGCGTCGGGAGAGGAGGTTGCGAAGAAAGAGGCCTTGAAGGTGTTGTGTAATGTGGTATATAACAGCACCTGGGCACAGGAGAGATTCAGTGCACTCAG GCTGATATGTGGCCTGAAAGAGCGCCTCTCCTCCGGTATCAGTTGCCCGGCTTCCTCTAGTGTTCAGTTCTACGAATTACGACTCACCTTCCTCACCACTGCACTGCGACCTGAACTCAGCACTCAGCTTCAGCAG GAGGGAGGCGTCTCCATCCTCTCAGCAGCCCTGGAGGGCTACCTGGAGGTGCAGTGGAAGGAGCAGTACGAGTGTGTGCTGGACCCAGCTGCGCAACCTATTTCTCTGGAGACCTCTCAGCGCATCATCGAGATTCTCAAAATCCTCTTCAACGTCACACATAGAGCCCACAGGCAGGCGCCGAGTGAG GCTGATGCAGCTCTATACCGGCATCTAGTGGCAATCCTGCGTCTCTGCATGACGCGGAAGTGCATGTTGCCAGAGGACACTGATGAACTGCAAGG tcaCACAGTCAACCTGTTGTCGGCGCTGCCTCTGCAGTGTCTGGATGTTCTCCTGATGGTGCCGCTGGAGCTCGACTCAGAGCAGTGCCAGGGAGTCAACATGGACTGTGTCCACACCCTGCTGCTGTTCATGGAGAGACGCCTGGAAGCA GGAGATAAAGCCAAAGAGAAACTGACTCCAATCCTCAGTCTACTGACAGAAAGCTGTCGGGCCCACAAAGAAACGCGCCATTACATCAggaaatat ATCCTACCTCCTCTGAGAGATGTTTCTCAGAAGCCGGAGGAAGGCTGCACCTTGAAGAGTCGCCTCATCCGTCTCATGACTCACCTGGACACGGACCTCAAACATTGCGCcgctgactttatttttgtcctcTGCAAGGAAAATG TGAGGCGTTTCGTGAAGTACACAGGTTACGGCAACGCGGCGGGCCTCCTCGCCACCAGAGGCCTACTGGGCGGCCCGGCGTCCAGAACCTCCTGCAGCGACACCCTGTACTCCAGCGATTCAGATTCGGACACCGAGGAGTACCGCCAGGTTAAAGATCGCATCAACCTGGTGACTGGGAGAGTGGAAAGGGAGCAGACGGACCACATGGAGGGCATGAcggaggaggagaaagaggaggaggctAAGAGTCTCATTAGGCTCTTCAACAAGCTGTCCAG GGACAACATTATTCAGCCAATGGGAGTGGACGCAGATGGGAAGCTGGTCCCAATGGCGGGACTGAGGGAGAACAGCCTCACGGAAGAGTCGGCGTCAGACacagatgaaatagagaacggCTCAAATCAATGA
- the si:dkey-94f20.4 gene encoding synembryn-A isoform X3, with protein sequence MEEFRKNKVRDCRDSDSDCDEKDQEDRGLLLRQSLAVVLVRFIRTGVHCRLLRVALRTLRILSRDKRILGPFLTDNALLTLAKLAGLSTSDANDDVSDPDSDFFDNIICSLAEVKAPMCRGYRHNTEVNDQNEECSAFEDDANSDVSATNCSDLDSISCSRSHRPSINETHRGSIHQKELERGRKDRRESKMDGDDEEDGASGEEVAKKEALKVLCNVVYNSTWAQERFSALRLICGLKERLSSGISCPASSSVQFYELRLTFLTTALRPELSTQLQQEGGVSILSAALEGYLEVQWKEQYECVLDPAAQPISLETSQRIIEILKILFNVTHRAHRQAPSEADAALYRHLVAILRLCMTRKCMLPEDTDELQGHTVNLLSALPLQCLDVLLMVPLELDSEQCQGVNMDCVHTLLLFMERRLEAGDKAKEKLTPILSLLTESCRAHKETRHYIRKYILPPLRDVSQKPEEGCTLKSRLIRLMTHLDTDLKHCAADFIFVLCKENVRRFVKYTGYGNAAGLLATRGLLGGPASRTSCSDTLYSSDSDSDTEEYRQVKDRINLVTGRVEREQTDHMEGMTEEEKEEEAKSLIRLFNKLSRDNIIQPMGVDADGKLVPMAGLRENSLTEESASDTDEIENGSNQ encoded by the exons TTCAGGAAGAATAAAGTAAGAGATTGCAGAGATTCTGACTCTGATTGTGACGAGAAGGACCAAGAAGACCGAGGTCTCCTCCTCAGACAG AGTCTGGCTGTGGTGCTGGTGAGGTTCATACGAACTGGAGTTCACTGTCGTCTGCTGAGAGTCGCACTACGCACACTTAGGATCCTCTCCAGAGACAAGAGGATCCTGGGCCCTTTTTTAACCGACAACGCCCTCCTCACTCTAGCCAAACTGGCCGGGCTGAGCACGAGTGACGCAAACGACGACGTCAGCGACCCTGACTCCGATTTCTTTGACAACATCATCTGTTCTCTCGCCGAGGTCAAAGCACCGATGTGTCGCGGCTATCGCCACAACACCGAGGTCAACGACCAGAATGAAGAGTGCTCTGCATTTGAGGACGATGCCAACAGCGACGTCAGCGCCACCAACTGCAGCGACCTGGACAGCATCAGCTGCTCCAGAAGCCACAGGCCCAGCATTAATGAAACACACAGAGGCAGCATCCATCAAAAGGAGCTCGAGCGAGGGAGGAAGGACCGCCGTGAGAGCAAGATGGATGGTGACGATGAGGAGGATGGGGCGTCGGGAGAGGAGGTTGCGAAGAAAGAGGCCTTGAAGGTGTTGTGTAATGTGGTATATAACAGCACCTGGGCACAGGAGAGATTCAGTGCACTCAG GCTGATATGTGGCCTGAAAGAGCGCCTCTCCTCCGGTATCAGTTGCCCGGCTTCCTCTAGTGTTCAGTTCTACGAATTACGACTCACCTTCCTCACCACTGCACTGCGACCTGAACTCAGCACTCAGCTTCAGCAG GAGGGAGGCGTCTCCATCCTCTCAGCAGCCCTGGAGGGCTACCTGGAGGTGCAGTGGAAGGAGCAGTACGAGTGTGTGCTGGACCCAGCTGCGCAACCTATTTCTCTGGAGACCTCTCAGCGCATCATCGAGATTCTCAAAATCCTCTTCAACGTCACACATAGAGCCCACAGGCAGGCGCCGAGTGAG GCTGATGCAGCTCTATACCGGCATCTAGTGGCAATCCTGCGTCTCTGCATGACGCGGAAGTGCATGTTGCCAGAGGACACTGATGAACTGCAAGG tcaCACAGTCAACCTGTTGTCGGCGCTGCCTCTGCAGTGTCTGGATGTTCTCCTGATGGTGCCGCTGGAGCTCGACTCAGAGCAGTGCCAGGGAGTCAACATGGACTGTGTCCACACCCTGCTGCTGTTCATGGAGAGACGCCTGGAAGCA GGAGATAAAGCCAAAGAGAAACTGACTCCAATCCTCAGTCTACTGACAGAAAGCTGTCGGGCCCACAAAGAAACGCGCCATTACATCAggaaatat ATCCTACCTCCTCTGAGAGATGTTTCTCAGAAGCCGGAGGAAGGCTGCACCTTGAAGAGTCGCCTCATCCGTCTCATGACTCACCTGGACACGGACCTCAAACATTGCGCcgctgactttatttttgtcctcTGCAAGGAAAATG TGAGGCGTTTCGTGAAGTACACAGGTTACGGCAACGCGGCGGGCCTCCTCGCCACCAGAGGCCTACTGGGCGGCCCGGCGTCCAGAACCTCCTGCAGCGACACCCTGTACTCCAGCGATTCAGATTCGGACACCGAGGAGTACCGCCAGGTTAAAGATCGCATCAACCTGGTGACTGGGAGAGTGGAAAGGGAGCAGACGGACCACATGGAGGGCATGAcggaggaggagaaagaggaggaggctAAGAGTCTCATTAGGCTCTTCAACAAGCTGTCCAG GGACAACATTATTCAGCCAATGGGAGTGGACGCAGATGGGAAGCTGGTCCCAATGGCGGGACTGAGGGAGAACAGCCTCACGGAAGAGTCGGCGTCAGACacagatgaaatagagaacggCTCAAATCAATGA